One genomic region from Nocardia vinacea encodes:
- a CDS encoding glutamate decarboxylase, translating into MTEGLEPDDLFALPGLRRSAPKAGFPINELFSQVAYEIVHDELMLDGVSRMNLATFCTTWVDDQARRLMNEALDKNIVDKDEYPQTAELERRCVRMVADLWHAPDPAGTHGTSTTGSSEAAMLGGLAAKFRWRKGGGTGTPNFVCGPVQVCWEKFARYFDVEIRQIPLRGDRLTMHPDDVSAYCDANTIMVVPTFGQTYTGLFEDVAGISKALDRLQEVSGLDIPIHVDAASGGFLAPFTAPDLIWDFRLPRVKSINASGHKTGLAPLGSGWAIWREAADLPEELIFNVDYLGGSMATFNLNFSRPGGQVITSYYEFIRLGRTGYTRLQSQLYHVAQHLADGLLKLGPFEMIHGGNPHRGIAAVSWRLTEDVGFNLYELSDRLRTRGWLIAAYPLPADRENETIMRALVRHGFSIDMADLLLADIARGMAQLEKHPQAKPLTREEAGGFTHNATAAVPSGRAKPVRRSAE; encoded by the coding sequence ATGACAGAAGGACTGGAGCCCGACGACCTATTCGCCCTGCCGGGCCTGCGCCGGTCGGCGCCGAAGGCCGGATTTCCGATCAACGAGTTGTTCTCGCAGGTCGCCTACGAGATCGTGCACGACGAGCTGATGCTCGACGGCGTCTCCCGGATGAATCTGGCGACGTTCTGCACCACCTGGGTGGACGATCAGGCGCGCAGGCTGATGAACGAAGCCCTGGACAAGAACATCGTCGACAAGGACGAATACCCGCAGACCGCCGAATTGGAGCGGCGGTGTGTGCGGATGGTCGCCGATCTGTGGCATGCGCCGGATCCAGCAGGCACGCACGGCACCTCCACCACCGGCTCGAGTGAGGCCGCGATGCTCGGCGGTCTGGCCGCCAAATTCCGCTGGCGCAAGGGTGGCGGCACCGGAACCCCGAATTTCGTCTGCGGCCCGGTGCAGGTGTGCTGGGAAAAGTTCGCGCGCTATTTCGATGTGGAAATACGGCAGATTCCGCTGCGCGGGGACCGGCTGACCATGCATCCCGACGACGTATCCGCTTACTGCGATGCCAACACCATCATGGTGGTGCCGACCTTCGGGCAGACCTACACCGGCCTGTTCGAGGACGTCGCCGGGATAAGCAAGGCGCTGGACCGGCTGCAGGAGGTCAGCGGCCTGGATATCCCCATCCATGTCGACGCCGCCAGCGGCGGATTCCTCGCGCCGTTCACCGCGCCGGATCTGATCTGGGATTTCCGGCTGCCGCGGGTCAAATCGATCAATGCCTCCGGCCACAAGACCGGGCTCGCGCCGCTCGGCTCGGGCTGGGCGATCTGGCGCGAGGCCGCCGATCTGCCCGAAGAGCTGATCTTCAATGTGGATTACCTCGGCGGCAGCATGGCCACCTTCAATCTCAACTTCTCCCGCCCCGGCGGGCAGGTGATCACCTCGTACTACGAATTCATCCGGCTCGGCCGCACCGGATACACCCGCCTGCAGTCCCAGCTCTACCACGTCGCCCAGCATCTGGCCGATGGCCTGCTGAAACTGGGTCCGTTCGAGATGATCCACGGCGGCAATCCGCATCGGGGCATCGCGGCGGTGTCGTGGCGGCTGACGGAGGATGTCGGATTCAATCTCTACGAACTATCGGATCGGCTGCGGACCAGGGGGTGGCTGATCGCCGCGTATCCGTTGCCCGCCGACCGCGAGAACGAGACGATCATGCGCGCACTGGTCCGGCACGGGTTCAGCATCGATATGGCCGACCTACTGCTCGCCGATATCGCGCGCGGTATGGCGCAACTGGAGAAGCATCCACAAGCCAAACCGCTCACCCGGGAGGAAGCGGGCGGATTCACGCATAACGCGACCGCGGCCGTACCGAGCGGAAGGGCGAAACCAGTCCGGCGCAGCGCCGAATAG
- a CDS encoding dipeptidase, with the protein MIDDSRIAALRQRVAALMPQAKTDLTQLVSFKSVADSRQFPLEECDRTAQWVADAFAGAGLTKVGLHETPDGSKAVIASRPAPNGAPTVLLYSHYDVQPPLDDDAWRTPVWELTEKDGRWYGRGSADCKGNIVMHLTALRALGADLPLGVTLVAEGSEEQGTGGLEQFVEANPELLRADAILIGDCGNFAIGVPTLTETLRGSVNVVVTIETLAGPMHSGMFGGPAPDALAALVHLLASLRDEHGNTTVAGLPNDQRWTGVQYSEDQFRADAGVLGGVELIGDGTVADMLWARPALTVIGIDAPKVVGSAVAIQPAARARLNLRIPPGTDPDQALELLTAHLRAHTPWRAKITVETESTGAPFRSASGGPARTAMEAALTASYGRATTTQGQGGSIPLCNVFADTYPHAEIMLLGVEEPKCLIHAPNESVDPSEIEHMALAEALFLSTYAEHVR; encoded by the coding sequence ATGATCGACGACTCCCGCATCGCGGCGCTGCGCCAGCGGGTGGCCGCGCTGATGCCGCAGGCGAAAACCGATCTCACCCAACTGGTTTCGTTCAAGTCGGTGGCCGATTCGCGACAGTTTCCGCTGGAGGAGTGCGACCGGACCGCGCAGTGGGTGGCCGACGCGTTCGCCGGTGCGGGTCTGACGAAGGTGGGTCTGCACGAAACTCCCGATGGCAGTAAGGCCGTCATCGCCTCGCGTCCCGCACCGAACGGTGCGCCGACGGTATTGCTCTACTCCCACTATGACGTGCAGCCGCCGCTCGACGACGATGCCTGGCGCACCCCGGTCTGGGAGCTGACCGAGAAGGACGGCCGCTGGTACGGGCGCGGCAGCGCGGACTGCAAGGGCAATATCGTGATGCACCTGACCGCGCTGCGGGCCCTCGGCGCGGATCTGCCGCTCGGAGTGACGCTGGTCGCGGAGGGTTCCGAGGAGCAGGGCACCGGCGGACTCGAACAATTCGTCGAGGCCAATCCGGAGCTGTTGCGCGCGGATGCGATTCTGATCGGCGACTGCGGCAACTTCGCGATCGGTGTGCCGACCTTGACCGAAACCCTGCGCGGCAGTGTGAACGTTGTCGTCACCATCGAAACACTCGCCGGGCCAATGCATTCCGGCATGTTCGGCGGTCCCGCACCCGATGCGCTCGCCGCGCTCGTTCACCTGCTCGCCTCCCTGCGCGACGAACACGGCAACACCACGGTGGCCGGACTGCCCAATGATCAGCGCTGGACCGGTGTGCAGTACTCGGAGGACCAATTCCGAGCGGACGCAGGCGTACTCGGCGGCGTCGAACTCATCGGTGACGGCACCGTCGCCGATATGCTCTGGGCGCGACCGGCTTTGACGGTGATCGGCATCGACGCGCCGAAGGTGGTCGGCTCAGCGGTGGCCATCCAGCCCGCCGCGCGAGCCCGGCTCAACCTGCGCATTCCGCCGGGCACCGATCCCGACCAGGCGCTGGAACTGCTGACCGCGCACCTGCGAGCGCATACGCCGTGGCGCGCAAAGATCACCGTGGAAACCGAGTCGACCGGCGCACCGTTCCGATCGGCCAGCGGCGGTCCCGCCCGCACCGCCATGGAGGCCGCGCTCACCGCCTCATACGGCCGCGCGACCACCACACAGGGCCAGGGCGGCTCGATCCCGCTGTGCAACGTCTTCGCAGACACCTACCCGCACGCCGAAATCATGCTGCTAGGCGTCGAAGAACCCAAATGCCTCATCCACGCCCCCAATGAAAGCGTCGACCCCTCCGAAATCGAACACATGGCCCTCGCCGAGGCCCTCTTCCTCAGCACCTACGCCGAACATGTCCGCTGA
- a CDS encoding MBL fold metallo-hydrolase: MRIAHFGHSCILVELHGKKVLFDPGTFSHGFEGITGLDAIAVTHQHPDHIDPSRIEVLLDNNPNARLFSDPQTAQQRGEPWEPVHAGNVITLGDLQITGGGGRHAVIHPEIPVIDNTVFQLGTPDDPAQLVHPGDSLWVPPVPVGVLAIPASAPWMRISEAVDYLRAVAPRTAFPIHFGIIQPEAQGIYFGRLAEMGPAATEFTVISAETQRDL, from the coding sequence ATGCGCATAGCCCACTTCGGCCACTCCTGCATCCTCGTCGAATTGCACGGCAAGAAGGTGCTGTTCGATCCGGGCACCTTCTCGCACGGATTCGAGGGCATTACCGGCCTGGACGCCATCGCCGTCACCCACCAGCATCCCGACCATATCGATCCGAGCCGGATCGAGGTGCTACTCGACAACAACCCGAATGCGCGCCTGTTCAGCGACCCCCAGACCGCGCAGCAGCGCGGCGAACCGTGGGAGCCGGTGCACGCGGGCAATGTGATCACCCTCGGCGATCTCCAGATCACCGGAGGCGGCGGCAGGCATGCGGTGATCCACCCCGAGATCCCGGTGATCGACAACACCGTCTTCCAACTCGGCACCCCGGACGACCCCGCCCAACTCGTGCACCCCGGCGACTCACTCTGGGTGCCACCGGTACCGGTCGGCGTCCTCGCCATCCCGGCATCCGCACCGTGGATGCGCATCAGCGAGGCCGTCGACTACCTGCGCGCGGTCGCCCCCCGCACCGCCTTCCCTATCCACTTCGGCATCATCCAACCCGAAGCGCAGGGCATCTACTTCGGCCGCCTAGCCGAAATGGGCCCCGCCGCCACAGAATTCACCGTCATCTCCGCCGAGACCCAGCGCGACCTCTAA
- the purS gene encoding phosphoribosylformylglycinamidine synthase subunit PurS, with protein MARVVVEVMPKAEILDPQGQAIAGALPRLGFAGVSDVRQGKRFELDVDDSVSDAELEQIAEALLANTVIEDWKVVRVS; from the coding sequence GTGGCACGAGTCGTGGTCGAGGTGATGCCGAAGGCCGAGATCCTGGATCCACAGGGTCAGGCCATCGCCGGCGCGCTCCCGCGCCTGGGATTCGCCGGAGTGTCGGATGTGCGGCAGGGCAAGCGATTCGAGCTCGATGTCGACGACAGCGTCAGCGACGCGGAGCTCGAACAGATCGCCGAGGCGCTGCTTGCCAACACCGTGATCGAGGACTGGAAGGTCGTGCGCGTTTCATGA
- the purQ gene encoding phosphoribosylformylglycinamidine synthase subunit PurQ, translating to MTARIGVVTFPGTLDDVDAARAVKLAGAEAVSLWHADADLKQVDAVVVPGGFSYGDYLRAGAIARFAPVMGEVVKAAGKGLPILGICNGFQVLCEAGLLPGALTRNEGLHFVCRDEWLRVETANTAWTSRFEPGAQILIPVKNAEGRYQASERVLDELEGEGRVVFRYAGDNPNGSQREIAGISSADGRIVGLMPHPEHATEPLTGPSDDGLGLFLSVLDTLVAV from the coding sequence ATGACCGCGCGAATCGGGGTCGTTACTTTCCCTGGCACGCTCGATGATGTCGACGCGGCGCGGGCGGTCAAGCTTGCTGGTGCCGAGGCGGTCAGCCTCTGGCATGCCGACGCCGATCTGAAGCAGGTCGACGCGGTGGTGGTACCCGGCGGCTTCTCCTACGGTGACTACCTGCGTGCAGGTGCCATCGCCCGGTTCGCCCCGGTGATGGGTGAGGTCGTCAAGGCCGCGGGTAAGGGTCTGCCGATCCTGGGCATCTGCAACGGTTTCCAGGTGCTGTGCGAGGCGGGTCTGCTGCCCGGCGCGCTGACCCGTAACGAGGGTTTGCACTTCGTCTGCCGTGACGAATGGCTGCGCGTCGAAACCGCGAATACCGCATGGACCTCGCGCTTCGAGCCCGGTGCCCAGATCCTCATCCCGGTCAAGAACGCCGAGGGTCGCTATCAGGCGTCCGAGCGCGTGCTCGACGAACTCGAGGGCGAGGGCCGGGTGGTCTTCCGTTACGCGGGCGACAATCCGAACGGCTCCCAGCGCGAAATCGCGGGCATTTCCTCGGCCGATGGCCGGATCGTCGGCCTGATGCCGCATCCCGAACACGCCACCGAGCCGCTGACCGGCCCGAGCGACGACGGCCTCGGCCTGTTCCTCTCGGTACTCGACACCCTGGTCGCTGTGTAA
- a CDS encoding substrate-binding domain-containing protein, translating to MSAFGESPDGTIEILNIVPMQGPGGIVAASCDAAISLAVNEINAGAGFLGREIRTTNIDGGRNPREVAEEVSALLATGMVHAITGWHTSAVRLAVARANASRVPYLFATGHEGLTNELPGVLMLGEHPAGQTLPAVHWLEREHGVRRWAIIGNDYIWPRESAKAVRRSLTDPSAIVLERFVPLGAPDFGEFLNHPALDQADAVIILMVGADVSRFNRQFAATGRADTLLRISPAADENVLLTGGPEANHNFYVASSFFVDPRSDDGRARLTRYRRLHGTFAPALTSFSNMSYEAIHTLRAIGETVGSLDVPDVHAALDQGVQLETPGGSRRFIGNQAQQHGYIALADGVDFDIITRIT from the coding sequence ATGTCAGCGTTCGGCGAGAGCCCAGACGGCACGATCGAGATACTGAACATAGTTCCGATGCAGGGACCGGGCGGTATCGTCGCGGCATCGTGCGATGCCGCGATTTCCCTTGCGGTCAACGAAATCAATGCCGGCGCCGGATTCCTCGGCCGTGAAATTCGTACCACGAATATCGATGGTGGCCGGAATCCGCGCGAGGTCGCCGAGGAGGTTTCAGCGCTGCTCGCCACCGGAATGGTGCACGCGATCACCGGCTGGCACACCTCGGCGGTGCGACTAGCGGTAGCGCGCGCCAATGCCAGTCGAGTGCCCTACCTTTTCGCCACCGGACACGAGGGCCTCACCAATGAGCTACCCGGAGTGCTGATGCTCGGGGAACATCCGGCAGGCCAGACCCTGCCCGCCGTGCACTGGCTGGAACGCGAACACGGTGTGCGCCGCTGGGCGATCATCGGCAACGACTACATCTGGCCGCGCGAATCGGCCAAGGCGGTGCGCCGCAGCCTGACCGATCCGAGCGCCATCGTGCTGGAACGATTCGTACCGCTCGGCGCACCGGACTTCGGGGAATTCCTCAACCATCCCGCATTGGACCAGGCCGACGCCGTCATCATCCTGATGGTCGGCGCGGATGTCTCCCGCTTCAATCGGCAGTTCGCCGCGACCGGACGCGCCGACACACTGCTGCGCATCAGCCCGGCCGCCGACGAGAATGTGCTGCTGACCGGCGGTCCCGAGGCCAACCACAACTTCTACGTGGCATCGAGCTTCTTCGTCGACCCACGCAGCGACGACGGCCGCGCCCGGCTGACTCGCTACCGCCGACTGCACGGCACCTTCGCACCCGCACTGACCAGCTTCAGCAATATGAGCTACGAGGCGATCCACACCCTGCGCGCGATCGGCGAGACGGTCGGCTCACTGGACGTACCCGACGTGCACGCGGCCCTCGATCAGGGCGTGCAACTCGAAACCCCTGGCGGTTCCCGAAGATTCATCGGAAACCAGGCGCAACAGCACGGCTATATCGCGCTGGCCGACGGCGTCGATTTCGACATCATCACCCGGATCACTTGA
- a CDS encoding MarR family winged helix-turn-helix transcriptional regulator — MTTIVSGYSTLHGALRAAERRWLDHLDAALCARQLTADQWSMLSNLSTEFGITMSELAARSQLPPSSATRHADALAERGLIFRVAAEDDRRRILIGLSRLGSDLVDAVSAEEERAEQELRSRIGARRYAELMRLLELVSAE; from the coding sequence ATGACGACCATTGTAAGTGGATATTCCACGCTGCATGGTGCGCTGCGTGCCGCAGAACGGCGTTGGCTGGATCACCTCGACGCCGCCCTGTGCGCCAGGCAACTAACAGCCGATCAATGGTCGATGCTGTCGAATCTGTCCACCGAGTTCGGGATCACCATGAGTGAGCTCGCGGCCAGGTCACAGCTACCGCCGTCATCCGCGACCAGGCATGCCGATGCCCTCGCCGAACGCGGCCTGATCTTCCGGGTGGCCGCCGAGGACGACCGCCGCCGCATCCTGATCGGCCTGAGCAGGCTCGGTTCGGATCTGGTCGACGCGGTAAGCGCCGAGGAGGAGCGCGCCGAGCAGGAGTTGCGTTCGCGCATCGGTGCGCGGCGTTATGCCGAGCTCATGCGTTTGCTCGAACTCGTTTCCGCTGAGTAG
- a CDS encoding M18 family aminopeptidase, producing MPVSSTAATAAGLCAFIDDSPSPFHVCGTVARELDAHGFTPLAESAPWPSDGPSRHYVVRGGSLVAWATADSAGVTPFRVVGAHTDSPNLRVKQHADLAAVGWQLVGLEPYGGAWLNSWLDRELGISGRLSVRDGNVVRNQLVRIDEPILRVPQLAIHLSEDRRGVTLDPQRHVNAIWGLGAQPRSFLEFVAEYAEVDPQAVLGWELMTHDLAPSRLVGRDRDLVSAPRLDNQGTCYAGLNAFLAAIAEPGAAIPVLAMFDHEEVGSQSDRGAQSDLLPTVLERIVLARGGGRAEYLAALAGSVCASGDMAHATHPNYPDRHEPAHRIEVNGGPVLKVNQNLRYATDAAGAGAFALACAQADVPLQRYVHRADLPCGSTIGPMTAARTGMPTVDVGAAQLAMHSAREIMGAEDVSSYAAALAAFLTPAP from the coding sequence ATGCCCGTTTCCTCTACCGCTGCCACGGCCGCCGGATTGTGCGCCTTCATCGACGATTCACCGTCGCCGTTCCACGTGTGTGGGACGGTCGCGCGGGAACTGGATGCTCACGGCTTCACCCCGCTCGCGGAGTCGGCGCCGTGGCCATCGGATGGGCCGAGCCGCCATTACGTCGTGCGTGGCGGTTCGCTGGTCGCGTGGGCGACAGCCGATTCCGCCGGTGTGACGCCGTTCCGGGTGGTCGGTGCACATACCGATAGTCCGAACCTGCGGGTGAAGCAGCATGCGGATCTGGCCGCGGTTGGCTGGCAACTGGTCGGACTGGAACCTTACGGCGGTGCCTGGCTGAATTCGTGGCTGGACCGGGAACTCGGCATTTCCGGGCGACTCAGCGTGCGCGACGGAAATGTGGTGCGCAACCAGCTGGTTCGCATCGATGAACCGATTCTGCGGGTGCCGCAGTTGGCCATCCACCTGTCGGAGGACCGCCGGGGTGTCACCCTGGACCCGCAGCGGCACGTCAATGCGATCTGGGGTCTGGGTGCGCAGCCGCGATCGTTCCTCGAATTCGTCGCCGAATATGCCGAGGTCGATCCCCAGGCGGTGCTCGGCTGGGAGCTGATGACCCACGATCTGGCACCGAGCCGGTTGGTGGGCCGCGACCGCGATCTGGTGAGCGCGCCGCGCCTGGACAACCAGGGCACGTGCTACGCCGGATTGAACGCCTTCCTCGCGGCGATCGCGGAACCCGGTGCGGCAATTCCGGTTTTGGCGATGTTCGATCACGAGGAAGTCGGCAGCCAGTCCGATCGGGGCGCGCAGTCCGATCTGCTGCCGACGGTGCTCGAGCGCATCGTGCTCGCACGTGGCGGCGGCCGCGCCGAATACCTGGCCGCGCTGGCCGGATCCGTCTGCGCCTCCGGCGATATGGCGCACGCGACGCATCCCAACTACCCGGACCGGCACGAGCCCGCACACCGCATCGAGGTCAACGGCGGCCCGGTGCTCAAGGTCAACCAGAATCTCCGCTACGCAACGGATGCGGCAGGTGCGGGTGCCTTCGCCCTGGCCTGCGCCCAGGCCGACGTTCCGCTGCAACGCTATGTGCACCGCGCCGATCTCCCCTGCGGCTCCACCATCGGTCCCATGACCGCCGCCCGCACCGGCATGCCCACCGTCGACGTCGGCGCCGCGCAACTCGCAATGCACTCGGCCCGCGAAATCATGGGCGCAGAAGATGTTTCGTCCTACGCCGCCGCACTAGCCGCCTTCCTGACCCCCGCACCCTAG
- a CDS encoding glycosyltransferase 87 family protein encodes MNDRSGVADPAEQPVTTQDIRLEADSDISPRFSLSNPQVRWLLIAVAMFAVSAIVSLVVHWWNGYIDLQVYRNGARVWLDDGELYGPMPPVEGIGLPFTYPPLAALFFAPLALMPLPLAEVLVTATSVLSLGITLWLVLARLRPSLERRTMLALVIGMVAVAQTSEPIRATFGFGQINLVLMAAIAMDCLVRKPFWPRGMLIGIAVSVKLIPAGYLLYFLLRRDWKAAGTLIVSAIVAVGLGFLLFPSDSAEYWFHTLADTGRIGPPYFAGNQSIKGMAFRLGVSDSLATLIWITLSLIAIALAAVWMRRLLEAGQQVAALMVNAAAVLLVSPVSWSHHWVWIAPAILVAADAIARGTRNRWFIGTVAACTVLFMIGPQWLLPHSKDLELGWAWWQQIIGSSYVLTTLAVFVVAVITYHPTTTKPAAA; translated from the coding sequence GTGAACGATCGATCGGGGGTTGCGGATCCGGCCGAGCAGCCCGTCACCACGCAGGACATCCGGCTCGAAGCCGACTCGGACATCTCGCCGCGATTCTCATTGTCGAACCCGCAGGTGCGCTGGCTGCTGATCGCCGTGGCGATGTTCGCCGTGTCGGCGATCGTCTCGCTGGTGGTGCACTGGTGGAACGGATATATCGATCTCCAGGTCTATCGCAACGGTGCGCGCGTGTGGCTCGACGACGGCGAGTTGTACGGACCGATGCCCCCGGTCGAGGGCATCGGACTGCCGTTCACCTATCCCCCGCTGGCCGCCCTGTTCTTCGCGCCGCTCGCGCTGATGCCGTTACCGTTGGCCGAGGTGCTGGTGACCGCCACCTCGGTGCTCAGCCTCGGCATCACACTCTGGTTGGTGCTCGCGCGGCTGCGCCCGAGCCTCGAGCGGCGGACCATGCTGGCGCTGGTCATCGGTATGGTCGCGGTGGCGCAGACGTCCGAACCGATCCGGGCGACCTTCGGCTTCGGCCAGATCAATCTGGTCCTGATGGCCGCGATCGCCATGGACTGCCTTGTCCGCAAACCGTTCTGGCCGCGCGGCATGCTCATCGGCATCGCGGTCTCGGTGAAATTGATTCCGGCCGGATATCTGCTGTACTTCCTGCTGCGCCGGGATTGGAAGGCGGCGGGCACGCTGATCGTCTCCGCGATCGTCGCGGTCGGACTCGGATTCCTACTGTTCCCGAGCGATTCGGCCGAGTACTGGTTCCATACGCTGGCCGATACCGGCCGCATCGGCCCGCCGTATTTCGCGGGCAATCAGTCGATCAAGGGCATGGCCTTCCGCCTCGGCGTCTCCGATTCCCTGGCCACCCTGATCTGGATCACCCTGTCGCTCATCGCGATTGCCCTCGCGGCGGTATGGATGCGCCGGCTGCTCGAAGCGGGCCAGCAGGTTGCCGCACTGATGGTCAACGCTGCCGCGGTGTTGCTGGTGTCGCCAGTTTCCTGGTCACACCACTGGGTTTGGATCGCCCCCGCCATCCTGGTCGCCGCCGACGCCATCGCCCGTGGCACCCGCAACCGCTGGTTCATCGGCACCGTCGCCGCCTGCACCGTCCTGTTCATGATCGGCCCCCAATGGCTCCTGCCGCATTCGAAGGACCTGGAACTCGGCTGGGCCTGGTGGCAACAGATCATCGGCAGCAGTTACGTCCTCACGACCCTGGCGGTATTCGTGGTTGCCGTAATCACCTACCACCCGACCACCACAAAACCCGCAGCAGCGTAA
- the purL gene encoding phosphoribosylformylglycinamidine synthase subunit PurL: MTPQVDTVSAAAATPDAPQPYKELGLKDDEYARIKEILGRRPTDAELAMYSVMWSEHCSYKSSKVHLRYFGETTTDEMKSAMLAGIGENAGVVDIGEGWAVTFKVESHNHPSYVEPYQGAATGVGGIVRDIMAMGARPIAVMDQLRFGAADAPDTRRVVDGVVRGVGGYGNSLGLPNVGGETVFDASYQGNPLVNALCAGVMRVEDLHLAFASGAGNKIILFGARTGLDGIGGVSVLASDTFSGDESGTGRKKLPSVQVGDPFAEKVLIECCLELYAAKLVVGIQDLGGAGLSCATSELAAAGDGGMHIDLTKVPLRAKGMTPAEVLSSESQERMCAVVTPENVDAFMAVCHKWDVLATVIGEVTEGDRLVISWHGETVVDVPPRTVAHQGPVYERPVQRPDFQDALIADTPDTLPRPKTPEELRATVLQMVASPQLCSRRWITEQYDRYVRGNTVLAEHADAGVIRIDEETGRGIALATDASGRYTKLDPYTGAQLALAEAYRNVATTGATPKAVTNCLNFGSPEDPGVMWQFQQAVRGLADGCVALGIPVTGGNVSFYNQTGQDAILPTPVVGVLGVIDDVHRRIPTGLGLEPGETLILLGETADEFGGSIWSQVTHDHLGGVPPKVDFAREQLLAEVLTSGSRDGMISAAHDLSEGGLIQTVVEAALAGETGCRILLPEGSDPFVQLFSESAGRVLVAVPRSEETRFTKMCTARELPWVRIGVVDQGSDSVEVQGQFSITLDDLREAHEGTLPKLFGASAV, translated from the coding sequence GTGACTCCGCAGGTCGACACCGTAAGCGCAGCCGCAGCAACTCCCGACGCCCCGCAGCCGTACAAGGAGCTCGGTCTCAAGGACGACGAGTACGCGCGGATCAAGGAAATCCTCGGCCGTCGGCCGACCGATGCCGAACTGGCGATGTATTCGGTGATGTGGAGCGAGCACTGCTCCTACAAGTCCTCGAAGGTGCATCTGCGCTACTTCGGCGAGACCACCACCGACGAGATGAAGTCCGCGATGCTCGCGGGCATCGGTGAGAACGCGGGCGTCGTCGATATCGGCGAGGGCTGGGCGGTCACCTTCAAGGTGGAGAGCCACAACCACCCCTCCTATGTGGAGCCGTATCAGGGTGCGGCCACCGGTGTCGGCGGCATTGTGCGCGACATCATGGCCATGGGTGCGCGGCCCATCGCGGTGATGGATCAGCTGCGCTTCGGTGCGGCGGACGCACCGGATACCCGTCGCGTTGTCGACGGTGTGGTGCGCGGTGTCGGCGGCTACGGCAACTCGCTCGGCCTGCCGAATGTCGGCGGAGAGACCGTCTTCGATGCCTCCTACCAAGGCAATCCGCTGGTCAACGCGCTGTGCGCCGGTGTCATGCGGGTCGAGGATCTGCATCTGGCCTTCGCCTCCGGCGCTGGCAACAAGATCATTCTGTTCGGCGCGCGCACCGGGCTCGACGGCATCGGCGGCGTTTCGGTGCTCGCCTCGGACACCTTCTCCGGTGACGAGTCCGGCACCGGCCGCAAGAAGCTGCCCAGCGTCCAGGTCGGCGACCCGTTCGCCGAGAAGGTGCTCATCGAGTGCTGTCTCGAGCTGTACGCGGCCAAGCTGGTGGTCGGCATCCAGGACCTCGGTGGCGCCGGATTATCCTGTGCCACTTCCGAACTCGCGGCCGCGGGCGACGGCGGCATGCATATCGACCTGACCAAGGTGCCGCTGCGCGCCAAGGGGATGACCCCGGCCGAGGTGCTCTCCAGCGAATCGCAGGAACGCATGTGCGCGGTGGTTACGCCGGAGAATGTGGACGCATTCATGGCCGTCTGCCACAAGTGGGATGTGCTGGCCACGGTCATCGGTGAGGTCACCGAGGGCGACCGGCTGGTGATCAGCTGGCACGGCGAGACCGTTGTCGATGTGCCGCCGCGCACCGTCGCACATCAGGGTCCGGTATACGAACGTCCGGTCCAGCGACCGGACTTCCAGGACGCGCTCATCGCCGACACCCCGGACACGCTGCCTCGGCCGAAGACCCCGGAGGAACTGCGCGCCACCGTATTGCAGATGGTCGCCAGCCCGCAGCTGTGCAGCCGCCGGTGGATCACCGAGCAGTACGACCGCTACGTCCGCGGCAATACCGTGCTCGCCGAACATGCCGACGCGGGTGTCATCCGGATCGACGAGGAGACCGGCCGCGGCATTGCGCTGGCCACCGACGCGTCCGGCCGCTACACCAAGCTCGACCCCTACACCGGCGCACAGCTCGCGCTGGCCGAGGCCTACCGCAATGTGGCCACCACCGGCGCGACGCCGAAGGCCGTCACCAACTGCCTCAACTTCGGTTCTCCGGAGGATCCGGGCGTCATGTGGCAGTTCCAGCAGGCGGTGCGCGGTCTCGCGGACGGCTGTGTGGCCCTCGGCATTCCGGTCACCGGCGGCAATGTCAGCTTCTACAACCAGACCGGTCAGGACGCCATCCTGCCGACCCCGGTGGTCGGCGTGCTCGGCGTCATCGACGATGTGCACCGGCGGATCCCGACCGGACTCGGGCTGGAGCCGGGCGAGACGCTGATCCTGCTCGGCGAGACCGCCGACGAATTCGGCGGCTCGATCTGGTCGCAGGTAACCCACGATCATCTCGGCGGTGTGCCGCCCAAGGTCGACTTCGCCCGCGAGCAGCTGCTCGCGGAGGTGCTGACATCGGGTTCGCGCGACGGCATGATCAGTGCGGCGCACGACCTTTCCGAGGGCGGTCTGATCCAGACGGTGGTCGAGGCCGCGCTGGCCGGCGAAACCGGTTGCCGCATCCTGCTTCCCGAGGGTTCGGATCCGTTCGTGCAGCTGTTCTCCGAATCGGCGGGCCGGGTGCTCGTCGCGGTGCCGCGCTCGGAGGAGACCCGTTTCACCAAGATGTGCACCGCGCGCGAATTGCCGTGGGTGCGCATCGGTGTGGTCGATCAAGGGTCGGATTCCGTCGAGGTGCAGGGCCAGTTCTCGATCACCCTGGACGACCTGCGCGAGGCGCACGAGGGCACGCTGCCGAAGCTGTTCGGGGCCAGTGCCGTTTGA